The genomic interval ACAGCAAGCGCAAACGCGGCCTCCAGGGTAACGCCGCAAGCGATCATGCCGTGATTGGCCAGCAGACAGGCATGGCGTTGTCTCAAGGCGTCCAGCACGGCTGACGAGAGCTCGCGCGTACCGAAGGTGGCATAGGCCGCACAGCGGATGGTCGGCCCACCGGCCTTGGCGATCATGTAGTGAAGTGGCGGGATCTCGACACGCCGGATCGCCAACGCCGTGGCATAGGGCGAATGCGTATGCACAACCGCGTTCACGTCGTCGCGGGCAGCGAGTATGTCGCGGTGGAAACGCCATTCGCTGGTCGGCGCCCGTCGCCCTTCAAAGCGACCATTGGCCTGCAGAAATACAATATCGGCAGGCTCCAGGGCCTCGAACGCCATACCGGTCGGCGTGACGAGCAGCCCGTCACGGTGACGCACGCCGATATTGCCGGTGGTGCCGTGATTGAGTCCGCGCGCGGTCAGCGCCTGTCCGTAATCGATGATCGCGCTGCGTAGCGCCTGTTCCGACATGGTGGCTCTCTTTCGGATCGCTCGCGC from Salinisphaera sp. T31B1 carries:
- a CDS encoding class II aldolase/adducin family protein yields the protein MSEQALRSAIIDYGQALTARGLNHGTTGNIGVRHRDGLLVTPTGMAFEALEPADIVFLQANGRFEGRRAPTSEWRFHRDILAARDDVNAVVHTHSPYATALAIRRVEIPPLHYMIAKAGGPTIRCAAYATFGTRELSSAVLDALRQRHACLLANHGMIACGVTLEAAFALAVEVEELARLYVLTLQTGGPVLLDEAEVARVVDKFKTYGEPTRGPEAD